One segment of Acidianus sp. HS-5 DNA contains the following:
- a CDS encoding ribbon-helix-helix protein, CopG family yields MTLVIKRINEEKLREFKAEAIRRGLTLSEAIEQAIDLWLNKARDDDEREINNRVFENMKKEILSKYWNKYVVIAKGQFIGAFDTLDEVRNTLKSLNVSQAIVFNPSEDKRMDRRKFIAIIKAEKPFP; encoded by the coding sequence GTGACTTTAGTCATAAAGAGGATTAATGAGGAGAAACTGAGGGAATTTAAGGCTGAGGCAATAAGGAGAGGATTAACTCTGTCAGAAGCAATAGAGCAGGCTATAGATTTATGGCTAAACAAAGCTAGAGACGACGACGAAAGGGAAATTAATAATCGTGTCTTTGAGAATATGAAGAAAGAGATTTTATCTAAATATTGGAATAAATACGTAGTTATAGCTAAAGGCCAGTTTATAGGAGCATTTGATACCTTAGATGAAGTTAGGAACACACTTAAGAGCCTTAATGTATCACAGGCTATAGTATTTAATCCAAGTGAAGATAAGAGAATGGATAGGAGGAAGTTTATCGCTATAATTAAAGCCGAAAAGCCTTTCCCTTAA
- a CDS encoding AAA family ATPase — MRLYLRRREEEKIRNINSWTLVYGRRKTGKTTLIKNNLKMDFYALIADSNNAIDLNDNIMKIDDVMKEVKSTLSKGGTAVIDEFQRLPRYTGA, encoded by the coding sequence ATGAGACTATATCTTAGAAGACGAGAAGAAGAGAAAATAAGGAACATTAACAGTTGGACTTTAGTTTACGGAAGGAGAAAAACCGGAAAGACAACGCTTATAAAAAACAACCTAAAAATGGACTTTTACGCATTAATAGCTGACTCTAACAACGCAATAGACCTTAACGATAATATAATGAAAATAGACGACGTTATGAAGGAGGTAAAATCAACTCTGTCTAAGGGAGGTACTGCAGTAATCGATGAATTCCAAAGATTGCCGAGGTATACTGGAGCATAA